The genomic DNA agaaaatctgaTTACTCCTCAGAACAGCATGGGGCCcacctttccttttcttccatCGGGATCCTCACATGGGGATTCCGCCCATGCAGTGACCAGCGTGATGGACACGCAGAAATACGTATGTGATGATGTAAGGAAAATAGACTTTCGATTTAGTTTTCAATGTGTTTCCCAAGTCAGCAGTTCCAACAATCAGTTCCAACCTATGGAGAGTGTCGGTAACTGTCCTGGCAAACTGCCCGTATTGATCCAGGCAGTATGATGACAAATAACACGAACCCTTTTACACCGCGTCACGCAAGAAGCCAAACACGGAGCTCTCCAACAACTGGGacatgttttaaacagaaaaacagaattacTACAGTTTCACTTGCATTAGTGGAACTCTGTGGCTTGGTGCCCATGCGAATAGGATCCGATCTTCACCGACCACTAGTAAACCCCTTCAAGTAGTTCTGCTTTAACCTCGCAGGTGTTGGCTTACCTGTACGCGCGGTTCGAAGCACGAGGCGGGATGCGGTAAACGTTGACATCTGGTTTAACGCACAGGATCGACTCGTACTCTCCCTCAGCCGCCATCTTATCCCGAGTACTGATGTGGGAGGATCGTGGTCGTGAGTCATTTATTCAGCTCGTTTCTAACGGGCTCGTGAGTATGGCAAGACATATTGTCGTGTAATAATGGGACTGGATTTTAAATTGCCATAATCAGTTCTTCTTTGGCCAAGTAAGCAGTTCAGCAATCTATTTGCGTTTTAGTTCATATCTAAAATAATTAAGAAGACTTTAGAAGACTAAATCTGTCAATTGCATGCtttgtcttttcaaataaactcaaatcATCTCAGCTTTCTTGCCATTCCTAAACACATAAACCATGTAGAAGAAcaagatttgttttgtgttgactCAAGCTGCATTTAACATGTTCAAACTAACGTACAATAACACAGTACATTGGAAATCAATACTCTTATATCACTGTTATAGATATAAGAGGCTCCCTCTTATATCCATAACAGGCaaccatgaaaataaaagtaaacaatgagacaaaaaacagacaagcaagcaaacaaaaattgCAAATAGAAGCAAGTGAAAACCAGTAGACATTGGGCATATATATATTACAATGGCCTGCCATAAATAAGACCTCTTTACTTCACCTCGGCGTTAAACAAGCTGGTATCAGTACTTTATGCTTACATTGTAGTCATGAAGTGAAAAAAAGCAGGTTatccaaagaaagaaagaatgaatgaatgaataaataaataaataaataaataaataaataaataaataaataaataaataaataaatagtacgTAGCAGTATTTGATGGGGGTGGGTAGGTCGGGGGCGTGGACATCTGCGGAAGCGGAAACCGTAGCTTCGTGTCGTCTGTTCGAAGATATCTGAATATCTCTGGTCAGTCTTTTCTCGAATAcgtcttgttttatttacaaaatatccATACCATTTAGCACTACTTTAAACTATTAACGGTGCctgttttttcacataaaagaAGTCATTtgattagcattttattttatatgtaacTAATTCCTGCAAACTTGACACCAAGGGTAGACCGTTAGCCATGTTGACGTTAGCGCCCCGTCTTGAGTCGCTCTCCGAGGTGCTGAAATATGATTCTTCAATTTTATTCTTCTAAGCGCATCTGCGGTTAGCTGCTTTAGCTTAGAATTAACATCCTTCTTTATTATAATATGCCTgggttttccttgtttttttcttacacctatgctaactagcttgtAGCTTAGCAAAACTGTTGGCAAACCTACAGTAGGTGAGGATCTGTGTTTGTCGCAGAAGGGAACAAGCTAAGATCTCCACCGGAGCCAAGTCCCTGTCATAACTATCTGGTCTATCCAAACGTTGGCGCAGCATCTTTTAGTGTTGACTGgttggatctctgcagctgctgggatCTGGTTTCTGATACAAAAACCAGTACAGTCAGGAGGCAGAGAGAACAACAAGATGAAAGGTCGTTGATCTACGACCTGCACGCAAGCAATTTAAGTTAACACTTCAGCAAAAGAGGCAGCATTTACTTAAGGTGTCTGTCGTTATCCATTTACATGTGTGATTAAATATGCCTGGTATTGGATCTGTCCAGCACTGCTTGATGTGTTTTCTCTTGAACAGACTGTGGTGGTCGTATTCCCCACCTCCGCTGGTCAACATGACGTCTTCAATGCTTCGAAGGCAGCTGAAGAACCTGGTCCAGAATTACTCTGAGGCTGAGGTCAAGGTAAAAACCTCACATAAACCTCacataaaaacaacccaaaaacatgtttttgggttgtttttatgtGAGTCAGCAGGTAGCATCAAccagtttttaatgtttagtGATTATGTTGGTCCTGACATGAACCTGTGCACGGCATGCCATAGAGCCTGCACACAACATAACTGTACACAAATGTTATCCTTAAATGATTTTATGTGCTTGGGAGTTGACTGaaatcatatatatatgtaaaattttatgtttgatgtGAAGTTTTGTTCATGATCTATGTGATCCTGGAGTTTATAGTATTATGATGTGCAACCATGTACgttttttgtgtgtcttatCTTTCTTCGACAAGCAacctctgctttttttcttgtcttgatttattattgtcCTTCAGTTTAGCATATAATATTCTGCATTAATAGAAGCTTGTAATAGTACATCTGCATGCAGAAACGTATCTATTCACTGTCTTATAAATTTGTATTCACTTCAGGTTCTTTATTATAATCTGTCACTTGGATTGATGGAAATCAAGATTCATATTCAAGCAATTTATAGACTTTTGATTGTCTAAATGGTTAACTAGCTAACATGctattaaaaaacacatttaaaaaaaaaaagcagagcatCAAACACCAATTAGTGTGGAAATCTTGAAGAtgaaggaaatggaaaaaaacacactcagtTCAGAATCTCTACAGTAAAGGTCAGACTTTATAATGCTACACCTAGAGGGGTTATAAAGTTGCAATATAAAATGATACACTGCAGTCAAATCTCTCACAGTGCTGAAGTCATTGTTTCTTTACTTCTTTTCTGCTGCTCCAATTGTATTCCTCCGTTTGCTTTGCAGCTCTCTtacacttttcctttttctttttttgcaggttAGAGAAGCGACATCCAATGATCCATGGGGTCCTTCCAGCTCTCAGATGGCTGACATCTCTGATCTCACCTACAATGCGGTGGCTTGCAACGAGATCATGACAATGCTCTGGAAACGCCTGAAAGACGACAAGAACTGGAGACATATCCACAAGgtgaagaaaatgagaaacagaaaattaaaacaaacactatgttttttttttgacagtctAGAGCATTTTCTGGTCTTGGAGAAGTAATTGTTtagctttgagatctgtttttTTACAGGACAGCTTCAATCTTTTATGACTGAAATGTGGAATCCAAAACATTATCAattgatttttccttttttttttccttttcaaaattgGTGAAGCAGCTCTTCCTCCAGAAgcattttgtaaattaatacCAATAAATGACGAcgtaacatttaaaatttttgcaaaCACTATTCCTCAGTTGGATAACTTAATATCAGACCTTGCTCTCACTGGAAAGAGTTGCTGTGACAACaggtttttaattgttttgttcgAAGCAACGACATACTactgcactttttattttattcatctgaATAATTCCATAAACCTTAGTAGTGTATTAAAGGACTATTATGTGCTTTCAAGTCCTAATCAAGACCATAGATATTTAATTAAGCTTTGCATGTATTCATAATTGTGACACCTGTTTAGCTAAAATGTCATCACTGCTCCAGCTAATCTGCAACTTTACTTTGTAAGCTGAGTTAATTGAgttgtatttttcttcccaGTCTCTGACTCTGTTGGAGTACCTCCTGAAGACTGGTGATGATCGTGTGatgctgaaaatgaaagaaaacatctacATTGTCAAAGCTCTCACAGAATATCGTTTTGTGGAAAAGGATGGGAAAGATCAGGTgaagcttgttttatttatttagcattctGCCCGGCCAGTAGGAGGTTTATTGAACTGCATTAAGAGTATCCGTTATTGGTACTAAAATATTCATTGACTTTTACCATCATAACCTTTTGGCCTGGTGTTAAACAATATTGGATTGACTCAGTAAAAGCCTTTAGAAGAAACATTCACAGTATGGAATGCTTTGGcggattttaaataaagattgttaaagataaacattatctataaaaaaatgtttatatgttttgctatacattttcttccatatttGCAGTACTAAACCTGGGTTGGTATGAGAATATCATGGTATATTAACCTCTGGTGAAATTATTCATGGTGTCATGGTATGGACACAACATAATCAAAGTTCAAAGTTATTGTAATTGGTACTATCATAACATAGCACCTTATTATTCCATTTATAAAGATATTATAATCCCGATTGCTGCTTGCCGACTGTAAACCATGTCACCCTAAATTTATAGGTGGTACCCCTTTAGTTTCAACAACAATAATCATCTGTTTTGAGGCCAATGTTCAGTGTTGTGTTACTTCATCACCCTGGAACTTTCACCTGCATGAACCACCGGAGAATCAGGAAATGAAATACTTGCAGTTTTGACTGCTAACCTGTTTAAAACATTGCTATACCTTGATACCTCTAACTGGCCGGTGCCTAGTCTGTAACTTGTCAAACCAACTAAGgaataatataattaaatttgtcATAGGGAGTGAATGTAAGAGAGAAGGCCAAGGTAGTTCTTGTTCTTATGGAGGAtgatgaaaaactgaaagaagaaagagagtTTGCTGTGAAGACCAGAGAAAAGACATCCAAAGGTTCTGCCGGTAAGACATTTGGACTTGAAGTATGACTGCTGAACACTTTCTGGTTCCCTTGTTACCTTTACTTGTGTCAGCAtcttatacatatttttatcatttcttttctaTCTCTTCCTACTAGCATCATCCACAGACAATGTCAAGGATCCTAGCTACAAACCAGTTTATGTTCCTGGATCTTCGGGACTTCCATGCTTAGACAACATTCCATCTGTGGCTGACTTGACTGCTTCTTTTGCTGCCCGCAAAGAGGAGCGACTTCGAcaagaagcagagaagaagGAGGCTGAGAGACGAGTGAGTGAGACAAAACAAGGTTATGCACTGAGATGTAGCCAGGaaaattttgtacattttaaatatgatttaaagcTCAAGGGGATTACTTGAGCTTAAGAAATTAAGCAAGTTGATTCCTCAACAAAACAGAATGGTAGAGAACTTTTTGATCAACAGTCTAACTTTGTTTTGATGGGTACATCGTCTTTCTATTCTAGGCCAAGATGAGCGAAGATGAGCTTAAATGGGAGGATGcaagaacagctgaaaatgcaGCAAGTGATGCATGGGGTGgcaagaaagaggaggagaagaaagaggaagtgaaatCAGATCCATGGGGAGCTCCCAAAGAACCTAGTACTGATCCTTGGGGTGCTCCAGCCAAAACTGAAGATCCATTTGTGGCAGACAAAACTGATGAGGATCCATTCATTGCACCTAAAGACAAACCTGATCCCTTCAGTTCTTCCAATGGGGATCCATTCAGTGCACCAAAGGACGATCCATTCAATGCACCAAAAGATGATCCATTTAATGCTCCAAAGGACGATCCTTTTAATGCTCCAAAGGACGATCCTTTTAATGCTCCAAAGGACGATCCATTTAATGCTCCAAAGGACGATCCATTCAATGCTCCAAAAGATGATCCATTTAATGCTCCAAAAGACGATCCATTTAATGCTCCAAAGGACGATCCATTTAATGCTCCAAAGGACGATCCATTTAATGCTCCAATAGACGATCCATTTAATGCTCCAAAGGACGATCAGTTTAAAGCCCCCAATGGTGACCCATTTAGTACTCCAGAAAACTATCCATTTAGTGCTCCAAAAGACGATCCATTTAATGCTCCCAAAGACGATCCGTTTGAAGCTTCAAAAGACGACCCATTTACAACACCAAAAGACGATCCTTTTGGTGTCCCAGCAAATGATCCTTTCACTGCTCCACTATCAACACCCCCTAAAGAGGAGCCATTAGTAGAAGCAATAATATGTAAGGCTGATTCATTCACTGGTCCCACAACGCCACCCAAAGCATCATTTTCATCACCAACCAAACTTGTTCAAAATGATCTTTTTGGTGGACCAACAACGCCGGGTAAAGAAGATCCGTTTTCTACAACATCAAGAGATGACCCCTTTACTGCGTCATCGGCACCATCAAAAGAAGACCCATTTACAGTGCCATGTAGTCCACCAACGGAGGCTGCTTTGGATCCCTTCAGTGCCCCTGCAGCAGGTTCACCCCAAGAAACTGCAGATACATGGGGAGCTCACACCAGTTCTCCGCCTGACAAAGGCTCTGATGCTTGGGGGGCACCGAGTGTTCCAAAGGAAACCAAGAGTGCCGATCCCTGGGGGGACGACCCAAGTGTCTCTTCGCCACTTGGTGACTCTGACCCATTTGGAGATGCAACCAAGCCAGACGATGACCCATGGGGAGCCCCTggtaagaaacatttaaatctgttcGTGGAACCTTTGGAACCTTCTTGGAACATCCTTTGGATGTTTACATTTCCAATTTGATCAGCAGCTGGATAAGTCTTAGTAAGGGCCTTGACATACACTTCCTAAACATTCCAGCATTTAATTATACCATTTTTAGCTTTGTTGGACGTGGTGCTGTGGTCTGAATATTGTCTACACAGAATATAACTTCAATTTTTATGCTGCTGTTGGTGCAAACAATTGAAATCTGGGCCATAAGTAGATTCTTGGGCGGGGTTCCAAGTCCAGCCCCTGAGAGCTACTATCCTCTAACTTCTCTTCTCCCACACtcctgaataaaatgaacagctTGTTTTCCAGCTCTGACCTGAACCATTAAATGCTGACGAGACTATTGATGAGAATATTTGATTGAAGTGTGTTTACGAGTGGATACAtcaaaaagttgcaggatagtAGATCTCGAGGACTGGAATTAGGAGCCCCTGTCCTAGTGGGATGAG from Gambusia affinis linkage group LG14, SWU_Gaff_1.0, whole genome shotgun sequence includes the following:
- the LOC122843229 gene encoding epsin-1-like, with translation MTSSMLRRQLKNLVQNYSEAEVKVREATSNDPWGPSSSQMADISDLTYNAVACNEIMTMLWKRLKDDKNWRHIHKSLTLLEYLLKTGDDRVMLKMKENIYIVKALTEYRFVEKDGKDQGVNVREKAKVVLVLMEDDEKLKEEREFAVKTREKTSKGSAASSTDNVKDPSYKPVYVPGSSGLPCLDNIPSVADLTASFAARKEERLRQEAEKKEAERRAKMSEDELKWEDARTAENAASDAWGGKKEEEKKEEVKSDPWGAPKEPSTDPWGAPAKTEDPFVADKTDEDPFIAPKDKPDPFSSSNGDPFSAPKDDPFNAPKDDPFNAPKDDPFNAPKDDPFNAPKDDPFNAPKDDPFNAPKDDPFNAPKDDPFNAPKDDPFNAPKDDPFNAPIDDPFNAPKDDQFKAPNGDPFSTPENYPFSAPKDDPFNAPKDDPFEASKDDPFTTPKDDPFGVPANDPFTAPLSTPPKEEPLVEAIICKADSFTGPTTPPKASFSSPTKLVQNDLFGGPTTPGKEDPFSTTSRDDPFTASSAPSKEDPFTVPCSPPTEAALDPFSAPAAGSPQETADTWGAHTSSPPDKGSDAWGAPSVPKETKSADPWGDDPSVSSPLGDSDPFGDATKPDDDPWGAPAPVTSDDAWGTPAPPADLSPSGDPFGATKSNDPWGAPSNASGGGAGRRTSKEEEIRRKTASFLGSTGASLVDVDDLFAPNPKTKQQPLINTLAARTHAIGTSKGMTSGPLARSEAFTETLAPNYNPFDPSLAPAPGVTHCAFGAAGPSGETLQFREQLHALGKPRSSVHVLQAAQDAPKYGVPPPATQMGLGMLESEYNVGNILGAGDAPINFFGANSAGVNPFLCVSPQTGSENITGCEPNEMIIIDTNTFLL